A stretch of DNA from Gracilinanus agilis isolate LMUSP501 unplaced genomic scaffold, AgileGrace unplaced_scaffold59104, whole genome shotgun sequence:
CAAGGCTGGGTGTATGTGGTCAGGTCCAGGTTCTCCAGGCTTGGGAGGGGCTGGGCAGAATTGAGCAGGAAGCATGTGGGCACACAGGGCTGAGGGATGTGGCAAGGGGGTGGGCAGCAGTCACAACAGGTGGGCTCCAGCAGCCAAGTGGTATGTGGGCAGGTGCTGGGCAGGCAGACTCCACATCGGCAGCACTTGTCAGAAGAGCAGATGGTGGTGGCGGGTCCAGTGGGGACACTGCAGCAGCAGTC
This window harbors:
- the LOC123256452 gene encoding keratin-associated protein 3-3-like, encoding MSYHDCCCSVPTGPATTICSSDKCCRCGVCLPSTCPHTTWLLEPTCCDCCPPPCHIPQPCVPTCFLLNSAQPLPSLENLDLTTYTQPCPCEPCLPCGC